Genomic window (Vicinamibacterales bacterium):
TTTTCGGCCTTGCGCGCGAGCCGGACTGCGTCGATCGTGTGCTGCGTGAACTGCGCGCGCTCCAGCTCAGGAATCGCCTCTTCGCGCGCCCAGCGGGCGCCGCGCGCCTGCACGGTCTGCCACGCGCCGTAGACGGCGATCGACGCGAGCGCGAGCGCGACGGGCACGAGCACCGACGGACGGCGCCATGTCGGTTCGGCGGTCAGGCGTGACAGGGCGCGGACCAGATCCGCGCGCATGACGTCGGCGGTGGGATACCGCTCGTCCGGCGCTTTCTGCAGGGAGCGGAGCACGATCGACTCGACGTCGCGAGGCACGCCGCTCAACGGCGTCGGCGGCTGGCTGAGCAGGCTCGAGATCGCGCTCAGCTCCGAAGTGCCGCCGAACGGCCGTCGGGCGGCGAGCATCTCGTACAGGACCGCGCCGAACGAAAAGATATCGGATCGGGCGTCGACCTGCCGTCCCTGCGCCTGTTCGGGCGACATGTAGGCGGCGGTGCCCATGATCATGCCGAGGCGCGTCGCGACCGACGTCACCGTCGCGTCGCCAGCCGGCCCGGCGAGTTTCGCCAGCCCGAAGTCGAGCACCTTCACGCGGCCGTCGCCGCCGACGATGATGTTGGCCGGCTTGATGTCGCGGTGCACGATGCCGGCGGCGTGCGCCGCCCCCAGCGCCGACGCGATCTGCACCGCGTAGTCGAGCGCGCGCCGCGGCGCCAGCGGCCCGTCGGCGAGCAGCCGATCGAGCGGCGTGCCGTCGACGAGCTCCATCACGATCCCGTCCATCGCGCCGGCGGTGTGGGGACCGCCGTCAGCGGGCAGGTCGATGACGTCGTAGATCTGGGCGATGTTGGGATGATTCAGCGCCGAGGCGGCGCGCGCCTCCTGCATGAAGCGACGGCGGCGTTCGGGATCGGTCACGGCATCAGCGGGCAGCAGCTTGATCGCGACGCGCCGTCCGAGGCGGGTGTCGGTCGCGGCATGGACGACACCCATGCCGCCGGTGCCGAGCAGGCTGGTGACTTCGTAGGGACCGAGGCGTGTGCCTGGTTGCAGATCCATCCGGAACGGCCTGATTATAAGGCCGGCTTACGCGCCGGTTCGGTAGCAAAGCGGCGCTGGCAGTGATGGGCGACGAGGTCATGACCCAGCCAAGGGCATGGGCTGCGTATGACCGCTGGCTCAGAGATCCGGGGGTGGGAATCGTCGATGAGCCGCATCCGGTAGTTTCGGCTCTGCGCGGCTAGAATGGATTCTTTGAGCTATTCCAGTCGCACGCAGGAGGTCTCAGATGGTCCATGTCGCACTGCTCGCTCGGCTCGAAGCGAAACCTGGGAAGGAATCTGCCGTTGAAGCGCTCCTCAAGAGTGCGCTGCCCCTGGCGAATGCCGAAACCGCGACCACCGTCTGGTTCGCGCTCAAGCTCGGGCCATCCACCTTTGGCATTTTCGACGCGTTCGCGGATGATTCTGGACGGCAGGCGCATCTGGCCGGGCAGATTGCCGCCACGCTGATGGCCAAGGCGCCGGAACTTCTGTCGCAGCCACCGACGATCGAATCGGTCGACGTGCTGGCCGCCAAGCTGTAGTTCATCGGTCGCGCCACGTGACTTCCCGTTTGCGCTCGTGCCTGCAGTCGCTTTCAACCTGACGGCGTACGTCGTCGCCGTCATCTTTGTTGCCACGCTGATTCGTTCGACGCTCGGGTTCGGTGAAGCCCTGGTTGCGGTGCCGCTGCTGGCGCTTCGTACGCCGGTGGAGGTCGCGGCGCCGCTCGCGGTGCTCGTGTCGATCGTCGTCGCAGGCGTCGTTGTCGTCCAGGATCGGCGCGGCATCGAATTCCGAGCCGCGGCAGGGCTGATCCTTGCGTCGCTCGTTGGTATTCCGCTCGGCGTCCTCCTCCTGGTCCGAGTCGACGATCAGGTCGTCAAACTGCTGCTCGGCTCGGTGATCATCGCTTTTTCGCTCTACTCACTCACCATGGGCAGGGGTCGGAGCCTGTCTCATGACCACGTCGGCTGGCTGATCGTCTGTGGTTTCTTCGCCGGGGTCCTCGGTGGCGCATACGGCATGAATGGACCGCCCCTGGCCATCTACGGTGCTTTGCGGAAGTGGTCTCCTCAACATTTTCGAGCGACGCTGCAGGCGTACTTCTTGCCGGTGAGCGTTGTCGGCCTGGCCGGTTACTCACTCATCGGACTCTGGACGGCTGCTGTCACCTGGTATTTTTTCTGGTCTCTGCCAGCAGTGATCATCGCCACGTTTGCCGGGCGCGCCATCAACCAGCGAATGAAGGGCGAGGGGTTCGTTCGGGTTGTGTATGGCGGGTTGCTGCTGACCGGCGCAGTGCTGTTCCTGCAAGCGGTAGCGGCGATCGGTCTCCTTTGAACCTGTCACTTGACGGGGAAGCCGACGCCCCGATTCGGTCCCTGCCCCAGCTCTTCCCCCGGACCTGCGAAGCCAAGCAAGGGAGCGGCGACTCCGGCCGGTTCGTCGAAAACGACTGGCGGCCGGAACTGCTGAAAGCACCGTTCGTCCCATCGGGCATCGCGCTCTTATTGCGCCACCTTATTATTTTCATGTCGAAGTTCATGGCCGATCACGTTGCGGGCATGCTGGAGAGATTGCGAAGGGGATAGACGATGACGCTCACTCGACGCGAGTTCGTTCGATTGGCCGCGGCGATGGGGGCCTCGCTGGCGTGGGGCGGCTCGGCTCGAGCGTCCACCACCGGCTGGCATGAGCGGCGCGACCTGTATCCGGAGGGCGTCGCGTCCGGCGATCGCGATCCGAGCAGCGTGATCCTCTGGACTCGGCGGCCGTTCGACTCGGGGGCAGGGGCCCCGGGAGTGAAGTCATCCGGCCGACGTGTGCTCACGGTGGAGGTTGCCGAGGATGATGCGTTCCGGCGGGTCGTCGCACAGGCCTCCGCGCCGGTCTCGGCGGAATCGGATTGGACGACGCGCGTGCTGGTCGGTCATCTCAAGCCTGCCCGGGTCTACTGGTACCGCTTCACCGATGGAGAGGGGAACGGTAGCCGCGTCGGCCGGACGATCACCGCGCCGCCGGCGAACGATCCACGGCCGGTCAATTTCGCCTTCGTCAGCTGTCAGAGCCTCAACGAAGGCAAGCTCAACGGCTATCGCCGGATGATCTTCGAGGATGAGCGCGCGGCGCCCGCCGATCAACTCGGGTTCGTTCTCCACCTCGGTGATTTCATCTATGAGGTCGTCGAATATCCCGACGAGGTGAAGACGCGATACGACCGCACGATCTACGACGTCGGTCGAATTCCTGACGGCGGCAAAACCAGCAACTT
Coding sequences:
- a CDS encoding antibiotic biosynthesis monooxygenase, whose amino-acid sequence is MVHVALLARLEAKPGKESAVEALLKSALPLANAETATTVWFALKLGPSTFGIFDAFADDSGRQAHLAGQIAATLMAKAPELLSQPPTIESVDVLAAKL
- a CDS encoding sulfite exporter TauE/SafE family protein codes for the protein MPAVAFNLTAYVVAVIFVATLIRSTLGFGEALVAVPLLALRTPVEVAAPLAVLVSIVVAGVVVVQDRRGIEFRAAAGLILASLVGIPLGVLLLVRVDDQVVKLLLGSVIIAFSLYSLTMGRGRSLSHDHVGWLIVCGFFAGVLGGAYGMNGPPLAIYGALRKWSPQHFRATLQAYFLPVSVVGLAGYSLIGLWTAAVTWYFFWSLPAVIIATFAGRAINQRMKGEGFVRVVYGGLLLTGAVLFLQAVAAIGLL